The DNA sequence ttatgaagtaagtagagaatgtgtgtgagtgagatcattgacatagcatatttgggaaacatatgaattgcactcaataaagaagtatcaacccaagcaattctctatggataatactgcttgcatcgctcaactaaaaggatggtacattgaaggagatagagttagaacacatttcacgaaattcttctttatacgcttcaagaaaatacatattggtgttcaacatatttaattaagtgtcaatcttgtaaacttattcacaaagttattaccaacatcaacatttgagaagacggcagataagatcgaaattcgtcgattagaagatctccacaaatgcctaaatgagggggagttagtttacactatactctttttcatttgatcaagttttcagcaagatttttaataaggcagttattatggacatccaagggagagttataaatattaataattatgtggatgtccaaatcttttatttattaccattaattgtaatcaatattcctctttttcttagttttcctttttcttagtttcttaatatctcactcttgtatttgtataaatagggattCACcctattggaataaacaactcagaaattctcattcactttctctttctctcttcatcttcttcttctttcttctcatctactttatattattttatattattttataacaaatcTAAATATATGGTTTGGTTTTAATAATTGGCAATaattgtgttatttttttttattgaatctCAAAACCTCAACCCCATTTGCTGGTTCCACCTCCAAGTAAAATACAAAACAAGAAAAGTATAAGTAGTAAGTAGTAACAAGAGCAGAACCAATGTAATTACTCAAATTTGATAAAAATGGAAATTTAAGAAATACGACGCCTCTTTTATTTCCAATCTTGATCAATGAATATAATATATActgcatatatacatatatttttgagAAACCAACCTTAATATgggtaaaaagaaaaaagaaacttcGGTAATCACACCCCATATTTGTACTCCAATGCAATGACTGCATTAATGAAGAAGGGCATATGCACCCCAAATTTTCATAGCAAATACCACTCACTCCGTTTAACAGATAAACACGTTGAATTGCTCCGGAAGAAATAGACAGCACTGAAGGACGAAACTTTTCATCCAAATCCAAAGAACCAATAATTTCCAAACCCAAATTATAAAATGCATAAACCTAAAACCAGCTAAAACTTCCAGAAATGTTAAACAAAGTATCTGAGGAACTAAATAAACATCAGTGGGCCCCAAATCTGTACTCATCCTTCCGTTTGCCCCTTCAAAGTAccccattctctctctctctctataaaaAAGGCATCCCTAACCATGTCAGTATGCACCATCAATGCGATTTCGAGCCATGCCTCGCCGATCATCTCGACCTCGTTCCACGAAGACATCCCGGCGGTACTCTTTTGGCGGCAAGCCACCCCTTATTGGCGACCGACTTCTCTCCCTAATGTCACGCCCCCAACGGCCACGACTAAGAGGAGGTGGTGGCGGAGGTGGAAGTGGAGATTGAGCTCGCCTTTCAAATCCTTTCCTATCATTAAAGAAGCTCTCCCTTCCTCGATCCCTATGTCCCCAATCCAAAGGCATTGGTCTGTCAAACTTGGTCCTCCCTCTGTAGATGTCATCTGGAAAATCCAGTCGATCCCTCCGCAAGTGATGATCAGGAAACCTGTCGTTGTGTCTGGGAAGTGGCAGATCTCCACCAATAAACTCTCTAGGGCCATTTCTAGCCCAAGCACGAGGAGGGGACCTGTAGCCATTCATAATCCTTCCTGGGGAAGGATCCAGTGGAGGACCAGCAAATCGTCTAGGAATAGCATCTGGGGGTGGCGGAACAGGGTAACCCCTTCGAGGACTTTCCCCAGGTCCAGGTCGAGCCCTATTGCACTTGTTACAGTAGTCTCGTCTTGCAAAATTCAGGTTGCCACATCTAAGACAGTAcagaaccaaaaaaaaaaacattaatagaTAAAAGAAATAAGAGCAATGATGCAAAGGCAAATATAGAAAGCAAGacaggaaaaaaaaacaacttaccCAACATCCGGACAAAACCAGTCTCCATCTCTTGGACGCACGTTTGGATTGTTCCTGCTCATGCCCTCACCTCTGAATGGTCCACGGCCAATATCTGGACCATCAGCCGCCCTACCAAATGGCCTGCCACCACCCCTTCCTCGAACAAAAGGGGGTGAAGCATCTCGAAATCTACCAGTATCCCTTGTGCTACCAACTTCACGGCTGCGTGCCATCGCACCAGAATGGTCAATATCAGGGTTGTAGCGATGATCAGCATCCCTCCTCCGTACAGGAGATGAAGAACCTGCACGTAGTCTATATCCTGGAAAAGAGGCAGTGAAGTCTAAAGATAAGCAACCATTAATTACATAGAAAGAATAATGCACTCATAGCAGCTGAATTAGAGATCCTGAATTCCCAAATGACCAATTCAACAAAGTTTGCAAAGACTGTTACCATCACTCATGAAATCCCATACTGAGTAGCATATATTACAACTTTCGAATACTGCACTTCTTGTTACTTCTCAAGAGAATAACCCATAGTGCCAGTAAATGTTATTATGACATGAGCAATAAGACCATGTTCACTCATACACACGATTGATTGGTAGCTGCTTTCTGCAGAACAACACAATTCCAGATCCTATTTTCAAGAGCCACATCCATTTACCCCATGAATCATAAAATGCTTACTTCCCACTTAAACCTATATATTTTATCTGATCCAATCCACAATCATGTATCTGGAGCAAAAACTTCAGACTAGCACTCATATAGAGAGTGATTAGAATGATAACTTGGACCATATCTGCAACATGCAGATGATGAAGGCACATAAATGATTTCTAACACAGCAAAGAGAAGAAGACTCCCAGTGCATAGGTTTCAAACCCTTCAGTTGAAACACATCTAGCATCATGGAAACACACACCACACAAGAGAAAGAGTCCACCAAAGAAGACCACAGAACTGCAAGCATCCAATCAATTTGACAAATTGCGTGCTCCCAATTTGTCCATTCCTTATTACATAATTAAAAGTCTTTAACACACCCCGGTATTTTATTGTAAATCAAGAAATTGGTGAATTCCATTGACACCAGAATGCATAATCACTCTGAATGACACTGGGATGAAGATATTAAGGCATCTCTCATCCCATgtgcaaccaaaaaaaaattaaaaaaaaaaacagaagtgGAAACATGAAAAGATGAGGAACCAACTAAAAGAATCTATGTTGAGTCCCAAAAGGCCATGCACTCAGAACCcgcattaaaaaaaatgaaaatgttgAAACCTATACAGCTGTAAATCACCCAAATGAACCCTATTAATTAAATCCAATGGAAAAACACaacgaaaaaaataaaacagaaaatagGAACCGTAACTAAACTGCTGAATGTTATAAAGAGAATTCCAATCTGCAAAATACAAGAACCCGCAGCACCAGAAACACCAAGCTTAATGTGGCCCAGCAAACATCTTCCGTAGTGACACATCACATCTCAGGAAGAATTCAGAAGCAGCCAATTTCAAGCAGTCAAAAAAATTTCCATCTTCTGACAGTTGTTATAAGTAGACCAACCAGCACATAGCAGGTTTCCTTAAGATATACAGCTCAGGATAACCattataattatgtataatcgTTGACGATAGGTTTGCTATAAAGATCATACAGTGTCATGCATCCACAAATACTTTAAAAAGCCCTCACAAGCTTCATTTTTGAATGGCATTTTTTCTTTAGTCTAAATTGATACTGACCAAACCACATCATTATTTCCAGAATTTGAAACCAACATGACCGTGGATAAACTAATATAATGAGACCCACAAAGTCAATCAGTGATGCAGCCAACAAATTCATATACCCAGCAATATCCACTGTTGGAATCTTCAATAAACATAATTaacccataacatgcaacaaaaaTTTCCCAAAACCATTGATCCAAGACCGCACTAACACCAACGTGCCTTCATCAAGATTCATGTTCTTGCAGGCAACATTCGGAGCTGTAACACATAATATAACAAAATTTATTCGGAGTTTTACACTCTTAAAGTAGTACTAGATCCACATGTTCGAtatgaaacaaaacaaatagAAGACAAGTTGTATAATATGACAAGCACACCTCAAAGTCATTGAGCATGCCCAATACTCGTGTCATACCTATACCAGAAAAGTAATGGACACCCAACCCAGTAATGAGACAAGAATTGACCGCCACATGCAAAACAATACAGAAAAAAAAACCCTTTGAACTCTAGCACTAATAAGTTTATGGCTAAGAAAACTCACGACACTGTAACTTAAGCTCGACTTCTTTGAAGCAGCACTGACAAAAAATTTCTTCAAAAAACCAACACGAATTGTACAATAAACATCTAACAACTCCCATATGTAATCATACACGAGAATATAAAAATGCAGAAAATGATATGACATAACATTATCGGTAAGTAACCAGCTGAAAAAGAGAAATAAGAACGAAAGCACTAGCTCGATCTAGGGTTTGCAAAAACATTACTTACCGTCTTACACCGAATCCCAATCCAAACTCGAATATTTATTACAGAAATCTATACCCTAAATTATTAGTTGGATAAACTAGAACGTAATTAGagtaaaagaataacaaaaataagAAAGCATAAAACGGAAAGAAACGTACCAGAATCTCCGGATAACCGATCGGATCTGGAATAGGAAGGAGGGTCACGGCGAACCTCGCCGGGCTCGTAGTCAGTGCCACGGACGCCGTCGCTGTTAGAGGGGCGTATGACGAGGCTGCTGAGAAGTGGCTGATGCGGCGTCGTTTGGTCCTTGTCCTTGTCCCTAGAGGTCATCTTGTTTTAATCAGAAATTGAATGGATGAGGAGCGATGAGAGCGGGTCTGATCGCCCAGATTTCCACACCACGAAACAAAAGGGTTAGGGTAACCAAACCTCTCAAACCGCGTCTTCGCtgtaaaattacataaatgggCACAacactttctttctttcttttttttttttctttaagggCACAACactctattcttttttttttttgaataaaacgTTTATAATATAGATTAATAACCATTAGACCTcgcggtcattacaaaatagGGTTTCCGGCACTGAAGCAACCGGAAGAGACCCAAACGTCTGATGGGTGAAAGCCCATCTAGCCACATTATGAGCGGCAAAATTACAAGATCtgttaataaaagaaaaacaacaaCTACTGAAACAGAGAGAAGACTTTTTACAAAATGAGATGTAGTTCTCTATTGCCCAACGGGACCCCTTCCCATTGATAGCATCAATTACTACTCTCGAGTCATTCTCTACAATAATATACTTATAACCGATATCCAAAGCAACTGAAACAGCCAACGAACAAGCCGCCGCTTCTCCACAAAGAGCGTCCGAGAAATCTTCCCGAGCAGTCTGAACTCTGATCACCCTTCCAAGATGGTTCCTTGCCACAACAGCGATACACATACTGTCCAATCCCACTTTGACATCACAATTCAGTTTAATCCAATCCTGAGGAGGAGGGGACCAAACTTCTTTTAAAGCTGGGGTGGGACATTGGACGAAGGAATCATACATATCTGCATAAGAGTTACAAATATTATCAATGCATTTGTTAATATTAACAGGACAATTATTATGGACCTTCTCATTGCGCACCCTCCAGATAGAATCCACAACTATAGAAGCATATAAGAATATTTCATCGACACAAGCCCCTTTATGCTTAAGGTCCCAAATGAATttgacccaatcccaaacacgGATGCCCGTATCACACACCGGGTAGATACCCCAAGGAGAAGATCGCCAGAGATGAAGAGCCACATCACAAGAAAGAAACAGGTGTTCAATGGATTCTTCGCACCTTCCACACAGGGGGCAACTGGGATCTTCAATGTGGAATCTGTCACCGATCACTGCTCTAACAGGAAGGGCCCTAGATAAAATACACCACCATAAGATCTTATGTCGTTCCAGAATCTTGCTATTCCAGAGATTGTTCCAAAGCTTAGGGGCGACATCGCAATGAGGAGCTCTTTCCAAGGCTTGGGCTAGATAGGCAGATTTACATGAGAATTGCCCATTATTTTCCAGCGTCCATATCCATCTATCTATGCCGGAACCTATGGGTTGACCCCCTTTTAGAATAGCTGTAACAGATTCGTTATCAAAACATAGTTTTAGCTTTGGAATATCCCATTGCCCATTTTCACCAACCAGCTCAGAAACTCTAGAAAGGTTGTAGTGGGCTCCCCCTCTCGGTTTCGGGCAGAAACCTTTAAAATGCGGAATCCAAGGATCCCGCCAAACATCCGTAGACTCTCCATTAGCTACCTGTTTACAGGCCCCTTTCCTCAAAATAGTATTAGCCTTTATGACACTCTTCCAAAACCAAGAATCCGAACTTTTATACCTACAGGTGAGAAAATCTTTGCCCCTGAGGTACTTTGCAACCAGAACTTTGCAGCATAAAGATTGGCTCCCATTGAGGATATTCCACCCCCATTTAGCTAAGAAGGCCTGGTTCATTTCTTTGGTTTTCCGGAATCCCAGACCACCAAGAGATTTAGGAAGGCAGAGCTTATCCCAGGCCTTTAGATGAAGACCATGATTACCTTTCTCAAAACCCCACCAAAAGTCACGAACCAACCCGTCGATCCGGTTAACCATGCGGGAGGAGAGCTTTGTGGTTTGCATGGCATACATAGGCAGAGACAACCCCACAGATTTTATAAGAGTAGCCCGCCCTGCCTTTGACAAAGTTTTCGCCTTCCAGCCCTGAAGCTTAGCCGTAAGGTTGTCAAGGATAAAATTGAAATCAGCATCCTTTTGCCTAGATCTGAAAAGAGGGAGACCCAAATACTTAACGCATCCTTCAGGATGATCAATCCCCAGAACTTGCTTGATATGACGACGTATGTCCATCGGAGTGTTATTACTAAAGAAAATTGTCGTCTTGAGCTTGTTAACCTGTTGGCCAGACCAAGAACAAAATTTTTCCAAGCAGCTCCAGAAACCCTCTGCCTCAGATAAGTTAGCTCTGCCCACCAGTATTAAGTCATCCGCGAAGAATATATGGGATAAGACCGGACCACCCCTGCTGAGTTTAATTCCTTTGATAGCCCCCTGGTCGAGGGAGTTCGAAATCAGTCTTGAGAGAACTTCAGCAGCCCAGATGAACAAGTAAGGAGATAGGGGGTCTCCTTGACGTAGACCACAAGAGGGTTGGATTTTCCCGACCTGACCCCCATTCAGACAAACATTAAGAGTTGTGGTTGAAATACACTGCGAGATCCAAAAGCGGAACCTCTGAGGGATTCCCGAGCACTCCAGAACATGATCAATAAACTTCCAGCTCAACCTGTCGTAGGCTTTGACAAGGTCAATTTTTATGGCAAAGAAACCTTCCCTACCTTTCTTCCTATTGAAGGAGTGGATGACTTCCTGGACAATCACATTGTTATCATGAATGTTCCGGCCCGGGACAAAAGCAGCTTGAGTTGGGCAAATGAGGGAAGGGAGTAAAGGTTTTATCCTATTTGCTAATAACTTACAATAACTTTGTAAACCACATTACATAAGGAAATAGGCCTAAAGTGATTGGTGCGCTTAGGGTTTTGGACCTTCGGGATGAGCACAATGTTGGTGGCATTAATCCCCCTATGCATATTGCCATTCACAAAAAAGTCTTGAATCGCATCACAGAAATCATCACCAACGGACTCCCAATAGTGTTTATTAAACAGAACTGACATCCCATCAGGACCCGGAGCTTTGTGGTTATTCATGGCAAACAACGTTTTTTTGATTTCATCGGCATTCGGATAGCTAACAAGGGCCGACACCTCCTCCCGAGAGATTCGTTCTTGAAACAACTGGGAGCAGTTATAATCCCGACAAGTCACTTCCTCCGTGAAGATACCCCTAAAGAAATCAATAAACTCATTCCCAATGGCTTCCCGCCCCGAGATCCAGACATTATTTTTATCTATTATGCTCTCAATGGTGTTTCTTCGCCCTTTAATGGCTGCCGACAAGAAGAAAAACTTAGAACATTTGTCCCCATCTTTGAGCCAAGAAATTCTAGCCCTTTGTTTCCAGTAGATCGCCTTTCTTTCTAGATGCTCATTCAATTCCCGGCGGATTTCTCGTTCCCGATTCCAATCCCGAGTCCCCGCCGGAAGGCTCTGCAGAGAGTTGAGTTGGAGCTCAAGATCTTTAATAGCAACATCAAGCTTACCAAATTGGGTCCTACTCCAGTTTTGAAGGGCCACCCTTGTGGCCCCAACCTTTTTGAAAAACCTAGCAGGGGCCCAACCATGATTAACCGAATTCCAAGCAAAGTCCACCACCAGGTTGCTTCTAGTATCCCGGGTCCAACCTTCCTCAAACTTAAAGCTTCTTTTAAACGTGGAGTCCATACCATTCGTCAAAATGCACAGAGGCCTATGGTCGGAGTTGCAGGTCTGAGACGAGCAAAGAATAGCTTTGGGAAATAAATTGAGCCAAGCGCCATTCACTAAGCCTTTATCCAAAGCAGATTTCACATGATTCCTCCCAGACCGATGGTTATCCCACGTCAGGTTGTCCCCTTGGATAGGTAAATTTATCAGACCTCCAGCGTCCAGGAGATTAGAGATAATCGGGATAAAAGGGTCTCTACCCGATGAACCCTCTCTTTCCGAGGCACTTATTACGAAATTAGTATCACCCAAAATCAGCCAAGGCCCCCCGAATTTTTCACCTAACTTCATGAACTCAGACCAGAATTTTTTCTTTGCATGCAGGTAGGGAGGACCGTAAACACACGAAAGGAGCCACGGATGAGAGGGGGGGTCAGAGTATACTAGCCCCGATATATGATTACACGAGCAAGAGATACACTCAAAACTAAACCCAACCTTCCAAGCAAGAATAATTCCTCCCGCAGTGCCAACAGACGGAAcacaaatatgaaaataaaagtgaAGGGACTTTAGAATACGTACCAGGGGATTAGCATCCACTTTCAGCTCGGTCAGAAAAACAAAATCAGGAGAGCGCGACCGGATGAGGGACTTCAGTTCCCGAACTGTAGAGGTCTGCCCTAACCCTCTACAGTTCCAAGCTAGGCCTCTCATGGCTCCTGTGGAGGAGATTCAACATTCTCCTCCACAGGGGTGTGAGAGTAAGCAGATCCACTTGACGCAGAATCACCAATCACAAAGGAACCAATCAGGGGATTCTTCAAGATACCGGACCGGCTAGGGGAATTAGAACTATCTTCAGAAGGCTCATCAATCACCAATTCGGCCTCATTTCCTTCTCTTCTAGAGTCCCAAGGAAAGTCACGAACAACACCAGGATGCTTGCGATGAATTTTGTGGGGCCTAGAGCAAAGAGAAGCCGAGGATTCGAACTTCCTTTTTTTGAAAGGAGTCGTCCTTTCATTGACATCAGATGACGCCGGAACGCCAATATCCCCTCCTATCCTTCGAATCTCATATAAGTCCAACTTCCCAAAATGCTTGAGATCATTCATTAAGTCTTCTTGAGCTTTGAAAAAATTAGCCAAGGCTCTATCTTCATTAGGGAGCATTGGAGATGCATGCTCTAGATTGGGCCGTGGAGAGAAGGGGCCATGATCCACGTCACTTAGTTTCTCCAAGGAAACTGGCCCAATACTAGGAGGAGCCTTAAAAGAAACATTCGGGCCTTCACTTTCTTTTAAAGAGGGAGTGATATTGCCTTTATTAATCCCAGCCTCAGGCCCATTTCGAGTTAAACCATTATTCAAGTTAGGAGGCCCACTTAATTTGTCATTTTGTAACACACCTTTTCCACCTTGCACAACATGACCATTCGGCCCAGCCCCACTAACACCCGGCCCACACGAAGGCCCAACAAGCAAGTCCAAGTTTGAAACGGCTacattttcaaaattcttatccCTGCCCAATGAACAGTCCACCTCATCACCTCTCAAAATAGATACACGATCAGAACCTTTCCTAGCCACCAGAGCCCCAGACGTACCATCCAAACTCGGAATGGAAACTCTCGTCTCGACTCCTTCAGCACGCTGTTTAGGGAGCCACACCAGCGACTTCCCAGGTACAGCAA is a window from the Cannabis sativa cultivar Pink pepper isolate KNU-18-1 chromosome 1, ASM2916894v1, whole genome shotgun sequence genome containing:
- the LOC115702160 gene encoding uncharacterized protein LOC115702160 isoform X2 — translated: MSDGYRLRAGSSSPVRRRDADHRYNPDIDHSGAMARSREVGSTRDTGRFRDASPPFVRGRGGGRPFGRAADGPDIGRGPFRGEGMSRNNPNVRPRDGDWFCPDVGCGNLNFARRDYCNKCNRARPGPGESPRRGYPVPPPPDAIPRRFAGPPLDPSPGRIMNGYRSPPRAWARNGPREFIGGDLPLPRHNDRFPDHHLRRDRLDFPDDIYRGRTKFDRPMPLDWGHRDRGRESFFNDRKGFERRAQSPLPPPPPPPLSRGRWGRDIRERSRSPIRGGLPPKEYRRDVFVERGRDDRRGMARNRIDGAY
- the LOC115702160 gene encoding uncharacterized protein LOC115702160 isoform X1, which translates into the protein MTSRDKDKDQTTPHQPLLSSLVIRPSNSDGVRGTDYEPGEVRRDPPSYSRSDRLSGDSGYRLRAGSSSPVRRRDADHRYNPDIDHSGAMARSREVGSTRDTGRFRDASPPFVRGRGGGRPFGRAADGPDIGRGPFRGEGMSRNNPNVRPRDGDWFCPDVGCGNLNFARRDYCNKCNRARPGPGESPRRGYPVPPPPDAIPRRFAGPPLDPSPGRIMNGYRSPPRAWARNGPREFIGGDLPLPRHNDRFPDHHLRRDRLDFPDDIYRGRTKFDRPMPLDWGHRDRGRESFFNDRKGFERRAQSPLPPPPPPPLSRGRWGRDIRERSRSPIRGGLPPKEYRRDVFVERGRDDRRGMARNRIDGAY